In a single window of the Paenibacillus sp. MMS20-IR301 genome:
- a CDS encoding amino acid ABC transporter ATP-binding protein, with the protein MIEIRQLHKSFGPLEVLKGVDLTVEHGQVMVIIGPSGSGKTTLLRCFNLLELPDKGRLTVNKIRLEFTPGVKIPQRSLLALRQQTGMVFQSYNLFPHMTALGNVMEGQVTVQKRSKEEARAKALALLEKVGLADKADTYPHQLSGGQQQRVAIARAMAMEPEVLLFDEPTSALDPELVGEVLKVIRQLAREGMTMVIVTHEMKFAADVADRIILMDNGVILEQGTPQQVLEQTRNPRALQFLNRLSGEE; encoded by the coding sequence ATGATTGAAATACGGCAACTGCATAAATCCTTCGGGCCGCTGGAGGTTCTGAAGGGTGTTGATCTCACGGTCGAGCATGGCCAGGTGATGGTGATAATCGGACCTTCCGGCTCCGGGAAAACAACGCTGCTGCGCTGCTTCAACCTGCTGGAGCTTCCTGACAAGGGCCGGCTGACCGTAAATAAAATCCGGCTTGAATTCACTCCGGGCGTCAAAATCCCGCAGCGTTCCTTGCTGGCCCTGCGCCAGCAGACTGGAATGGTCTTCCAGTCCTACAACCTGTTTCCGCATATGACGGCCCTCGGCAATGTAATGGAGGGACAGGTGACGGTGCAGAAGCGGTCCAAGGAGGAAGCGCGGGCGAAGGCGCTCGCGCTGCTGGAGAAGGTGGGACTGGCTGACAAGGCGGATACGTATCCGCACCAGCTGTCCGGCGGCCAGCAGCAGCGGGTAGCCATTGCCCGGGCAATGGCTATGGAGCCTGAGGTGCTGCTGTTCGATGAACCGACCTCGGCGCTTGATCCGGAGCTGGTCGGTGAGGTGCTGAAAGTAATCAGGCAGCTGGCCCGTGAAGGGATGACGATGGTTATTGTCACCCATGAGATGAAATTCGCGGCTGATGTGGCTGACCGGATTATTCTGATGGATAACGGGGTCATTCTGGAGCAGGGAACTCCGCAGCAGGTGCTTGAGCAGACGCGTAATCCGCGTGCACTGCAGTTCCTGAACCGGCTCAGCGGTGAAGAGTGA
- a CDS encoding amino acid ABC transporter permease encodes MDDRKIQIFLDSLLPLFKAGVAFTIPLTLVSFVLGLTLAVITALVRLSSWRIPKLIAGFYVWVIRGTPLLLQLFIIFYGLPSVGIVLDPFIAAVIGFTLSVGAYSSEIVRAAILSIHKGQWEAAFSVGMSRGQALRRVILPQAARVSVPPLSNSFISLVKDTSLAASITYVEMFRKAQQITATTYEPLLLYCEAGLFYLLFCSVLSVLQKYLEKRLDRYSAG; translated from the coding sequence ATGGATGACCGTAAAATACAAATATTCCTCGATTCACTGCTGCCTCTGTTCAAAGCCGGGGTGGCTTTTACCATTCCGCTGACGCTGGTCTCCTTTGTACTCGGGCTTACACTGGCTGTAATTACAGCCTTGGTCCGCTTATCCTCCTGGAGGATTCCGAAGCTGATCGCCGGCTTCTACGTCTGGGTGATCCGTGGAACACCGCTGCTGCTGCAGCTGTTTATTATTTTCTATGGCCTTCCGTCAGTCGGGATTGTGCTTGATCCGTTCATTGCAGCCGTTATCGGCTTCACCCTAAGTGTCGGAGCCTATTCGTCGGAGATTGTCCGGGCGGCTATTCTGTCCATACATAAAGGTCAATGGGAGGCTGCGTTCTCCGTCGGCATGAGCCGGGGGCAGGCGCTGCGGCGCGTAATTCTGCCTCAGGCTGCCCGTGTTTCGGTACCGCCCTTATCGAACTCTTTCATCAGTCTTGTGAAGGACACCTCACTTGCCGCCAGCATCACTTACGTGGAGATGTTCAGAAAAGCACAGCAGATCACAGCCACAACCTACGAACCGCTGCTGCTCTATTGTGAAGCCGGGCTGTTCTATCTGCTGTTCTGTTCGGTGTTGTCGGTGCTGCAGAAATACCTGGAGAAACGGCTGGACCGTTATTCGGCCGGTTAA
- a CDS encoding ABC transporter permease, with protein sequence MTASLLKRLIRNYAPALLLSLLILTAWEIIARLGLTPSFILPSPSAIWTALATDRRLLLTVHLPATLLEVLAGFSLSVVCGSLLGTGMHLFRPLAKALYPLLVISQTLPLIALSPLFIMWFGYTLWSKVAIVFLTAFFPVVVGTYDGLGKNTQSYRELMLTLGANRRQILCKVSVPLALPSFFSGLKLSVVYSVIGATLGEWLGGSRGLGYFSRRMAGNLQSAEMFAAIVILSALGIAMFLCIAGLETILLKKRGRYS encoded by the coding sequence ATGACAGCCAGCTTGCTTAAGAGACTGATAAGGAATTACGCCCCGGCGCTCCTGCTCTCGCTGCTGATTCTCACAGCCTGGGAGATTATAGCCCGCCTGGGGCTAACCCCCTCCTTCATCCTCCCGTCCCCGTCTGCAATCTGGACGGCACTGGCTACAGACCGCAGACTGCTGCTGACGGTTCATCTGCCCGCCACACTGCTTGAGGTTCTGGCCGGCTTCAGCCTGTCAGTAGTCTGCGGCAGCCTGCTGGGTACAGGCATGCATCTGTTCAGACCGCTGGCCAAAGCGCTGTATCCGCTGCTCGTCATCAGCCAGACGCTCCCGCTGATTGCCCTTTCTCCATTGTTCATTATGTGGTTCGGGTACACCTTGTGGAGTAAAGTAGCTATAGTCTTCCTTACGGCATTCTTCCCGGTAGTCGTCGGTACCTATGACGGGCTGGGCAAGAATACGCAGAGCTACAGGGAGCTGATGCTGACGCTAGGCGCGAACCGCCGGCAGATTCTTTGCAAAGTATCCGTTCCGCTGGCACTGCCCTCTTTCTTCTCCGGGCTGAAGCTGTCCGTTGTGTACTCGGTCATCGGCGCTACACTCGGGGAATGGCTCGGAGGCAGCCGGGGTCTGGGTTACTTCAGCCGGAGAATGGCCGGCAATCTGCAGAGTGCCGAGATGTTCGCTGCTATTGTTATACTGTCCGCACTTGGTATTGCAATGTTTCTCTGCATTGCCGGTCTGGAAACGATATTACTGAAGAAAAGAGGCCGTTATTCATGA
- a CDS encoding ABC transporter substrate-binding protein produces the protein MNSPVISGKKAWLPYILLLSVLLVLPGCSGNTPPAASGSTAPEAGPPRKLTLMLDWYPNAVHSFLYAAQSQGYFAEEGLEVEIRMPADSNDALKLVAAGQVDLALSYQPQVLMARGEQIPVKSVAALVRHPLNHLMVATGSGITRPKELAGRQAGYSSIPLYEAMLNTMVKHDGGDPSSLKLVDVGFELVPALSTGRVDGIMGGFINHEQLILEQEGDPVRSFNPVDYGVPDYYELVLVASEQGLQDSQGYFQSFVNAMRKGQQFVQAQPEQALKLLLAHQDDTAPLDPAIEQRSLEILLPLMDSGSLPFGHQDTSSWENVRKWLSDNGLLAADVDSADAFINF, from the coding sequence ATGAATTCCCCTGTCATTTCCGGAAAGAAAGCCTGGCTGCCCTATATCCTGCTACTCTCTGTTCTGCTGGTTCTGCCGGGCTGTTCCGGCAATACCCCTCCGGCGGCTTCCGGCTCCACTGCTCCCGAAGCCGGACCCCCACGCAAATTGACCCTGATGCTCGACTGGTATCCGAACGCCGTCCACAGTTTTTTGTATGCGGCACAGAGTCAGGGCTATTTCGCGGAAGAAGGGCTTGAGGTCGAGATCCGGATGCCTGCAGACAGCAATGACGCCTTGAAGCTGGTGGCAGCCGGACAAGTCGACCTTGCTCTCAGCTATCAGCCGCAGGTCCTGATGGCCAGAGGGGAGCAGATTCCCGTGAAATCTGTCGCCGCTCTGGTAAGACACCCGCTGAATCATCTCATGGTTGCCACAGGCAGCGGGATTACCCGGCCTAAGGAGCTAGCCGGCAGACAAGCCGGCTATTCTTCCATTCCGCTCTATGAGGCCATGCTGAACACAATGGTCAAGCACGACGGCGGCGATCCGTCATCCCTGAAGCTGGTTGATGTCGGATTCGAGCTGGTTCCGGCCCTGTCTACAGGCCGTGTTGACGGAATCATGGGCGGCTTCATAAATCATGAGCAGCTGATTCTGGAGCAGGAGGGGGATCCTGTCCGCTCCTTCAATCCCGTAGATTACGGGGTTCCGGATTATTATGAGCTGGTGCTGGTTGCCAGTGAACAAGGGCTGCAGGACTCGCAGGGCTATTTCCAAAGCTTCGTAAATGCCATGCGCAAAGGCCAGCAATTCGTTCAGGCCCAGCCGGAGCAGGCGCTGAAGCTGCTGCTGGCGCATCAGGATGACACCGCACCGCTTGATCCGGCAATAGAGCAGCGCAGCCTGGAGATTCTGCTGCCGCTGATGGACTCCGGAAGCCTGCCTTTCGGCCATCAGGATACATCTTCGTGGGAGAATGTCCGCAAGTGGCTGAGCGATAACGGTCTGCTGGCGGCGGATGTGGACAGCGCAGATGCATTTATTAATTTCTAG
- a CDS encoding amino acid ABC transporter substrate-binding protein, whose amino-acid sequence MKKLSLTLVLLLTMVAVAACGSNNNNSAATGGNAAEPTAAAGNNAAPAEQNSLEAVKASGKLRIGTEGTYAPFTFHDANGKLTGFDVEIAEEVTKRLGVEPEFIETQWDGIFAGMDAGRFDTIFNEVSITDERKEKYDFSDPYIVSKAVLIVPEDNQDIKTFADLKGKKAGQSLTSNLGQIAIDNGAEIVSTEGFNQAIDLLTSGRIDATVNDGLSFLDLKKQKPDIKIKQVDEIAEGSHSAAVFLKGNDELVQAVNEALAAIHSDGTYLKISEKYFGADVSK is encoded by the coding sequence ATGAAGAAATTAAGCCTGACACTTGTACTGCTCCTGACCATGGTGGCGGTTGCGGCTTGCGGCAGCAACAATAATAATAGTGCAGCAACCGGGGGGAATGCAGCAGAGCCTACGGCAGCTGCCGGTAATAATGCGGCACCGGCAGAGCAGAATAGCCTGGAGGCTGTTAAGGCCAGCGGCAAGCTGCGGATCGGAACCGAGGGTACTTATGCTCCGTTCACGTTCCATGATGCGAACGGCAAGCTGACCGGCTTTGACGTAGAGATTGCTGAAGAAGTGACGAAACGTCTGGGCGTGGAACCGGAGTTCATCGAAACCCAATGGGACGGCATATTTGCCGGGATGGATGCGGGGCGGTTCGATACCATTTTCAATGAAGTTTCCATTACGGATGAGCGCAAAGAGAAATACGATTTCTCTGACCCGTATATCGTATCCAAAGCGGTGCTGATCGTACCTGAAGACAACCAGGATATCAAGACCTTTGCTGATCTGAAAGGCAAGAAAGCCGGCCAGTCCCTGACCAGCAACCTTGGGCAGATTGCTATCGACAACGGTGCGGAAATTGTATCTACCGAAGGCTTTAACCAGGCGATTGATCTGCTGACCTCCGGACGGATTGATGCAACCGTTAATGACGGCTTGTCGTTCCTGGATCTGAAGAAGCAGAAGCCGGATATCAAGATCAAGCAGGTGGATGAGATTGCTGAAGGCTCGCATAGTGCAGCTGTCTTCCTGAAGGGCAATGACGAACTGGTTCAGGCAGTGAACGAAGCGCTGGCAGCAATTCACAGTGACGGAACGTACCTGAAGATCTCCGAGAAATATTTTGGAGCTGACGTATCGAAATAA
- a CDS encoding DHA2 family efflux MFS transporter permease subunit, protein MDQTLRENEEFRLSGILVPLLAIIFGVFMVVLDSTAMNVALSRLVVDFNTDLHTLQWIVTGYMLAQASVIPLSGWLSDRFGAKTVFLTAVIVFTAGSILCATPGSAEWLIAFRVLQGLGGGCVLPVGMAYVYRLAPKSKVGVVMGIMGIPVLFAPAIGPVLSGWLVEYHSWRWIFLINIPIGIICVLIGLRKLPGTKRTSVPGMDKLGMILGPLAFASLTYGVSQGAASWTSDKTLAGLALGAAALIAFVIAELRSRTPLLELRILRSVDFTTGIIVQWIAQFGLYGALFLLPQFLQQARGFGAFDTGLALLPQAVASGLMMPVAGILFDRIGVRWLVVCGLSLVSGALFQYSHVDLTTQSRELILPLIMCGAGMGLMMMPMNTHLLNKAPVHLVNRVTSLTNSMQQVINSLAVSTLVTILTSRTAARGAEMQEAAAGQNTASASQEALTMAKQTVLAQGFADTFHIMIFVALGGAVLGLLLRRGRKAGSSRDKPVPEIMHG, encoded by the coding sequence ATGGATCAGACCTTAAGGGAGAATGAGGAATTCCGGCTGTCCGGCATTCTAGTTCCGCTGTTGGCGATTATCTTCGGTGTATTTATGGTTGTGCTGGACAGTACTGCAATGAATGTGGCATTGTCCAGACTGGTAGTGGATTTCAACACCGATCTGCATACCCTGCAGTGGATTGTTACGGGATATATGCTTGCACAGGCCTCAGTGATTCCCTTGTCGGGCTGGCTGTCTGACCGGTTCGGGGCGAAGACGGTTTTCCTGACTGCAGTCATTGTATTTACAGCCGGCTCGATTCTGTGTGCAACCCCCGGCAGTGCAGAATGGCTGATTGCTTTCCGTGTTCTGCAAGGGCTGGGCGGGGGCTGTGTGCTCCCGGTAGGCATGGCCTATGTGTACAGGCTGGCACCAAAGAGCAAGGTCGGTGTTGTGATGGGCATTATGGGAATTCCGGTATTGTTCGCTCCGGCCATCGGGCCGGTGTTGTCCGGCTGGCTGGTGGAGTACCATTCCTGGCGCTGGATCTTCCTGATCAACATCCCGATTGGCATTATATGTGTGCTGATCGGATTGCGCAAGCTGCCGGGTACCAAACGGACAAGCGTCCCCGGAATGGATAAGCTCGGGATGATTCTTGGGCCTCTGGCCTTTGCCTCACTTACTTACGGGGTCAGTCAAGGCGCTGCCAGCTGGACTTCAGACAAGACACTGGCCGGTTTGGCGCTTGGAGCAGCTGCATTAATTGCCTTTGTGATTGCCGAGCTGCGTTCCCGGACCCCGCTCCTGGAGCTGCGGATTCTGCGGTCGGTTGATTTCACCACCGGCATTATCGTCCAGTGGATTGCCCAGTTTGGTTTATACGGCGCGTTATTTCTGCTGCCGCAATTTCTCCAGCAGGCGCGCGGGTTCGGCGCCTTCGATACCGGTCTGGCGCTGCTGCCGCAGGCCGTTGCCTCGGGACTGATGATGCCGGTTGCCGGGATTCTGTTCGACCGGATCGGGGTTCGCTGGCTCGTCGTCTGCGGCCTGAGTCTGGTCTCCGGGGCGCTTTTCCAGTATTCCCATGTAGATCTGACGACCCAGAGCCGGGAGCTTATTCTTCCGCTAATCATGTGCGGTGCCGGGATGGGGCTTATGATGATGCCGATGAACACCCATCTGCTCAATAAAGCGCCCGTCCATCTGGTCAACCGCGTAACCTCGCTCACGAATTCCATGCAGCAGGTCATTAATTCTCTGGCGGTGTCGACACTTGTTACCATTCTAACCTCCAGAACTGCAGCGCGCGGAGCGGAGATGCAGGAAGCGGCAGCCGGACAGAACACTGCCAGTGCCTCGCAGGAAGCTCTTACAATGGCTAAGCAGACTGTCCTGGCTCAAGGGTTCGCAGATACCTTCCATATTATGATCTTTGTTGCTTTGGGCGGCGCGGTGCTCGGACTGCTGCTGCGCCGGGGACGCAAAGCCGGAAGCAGCCGGGACAAGCCGGTGCCTGAAATCATGCACGGCTAG
- a CDS encoding ABC transporter ATP-binding protein encodes MNIRRGEFISVVGASGCGKSTLFKIIAGLLEPGGGVLSLRGIPSSARQRLGEVGYMPQQDLLLPWRTVLGNCLLPWELNRSCSREEAAGRIRDMLHRFGLAEAGNCYPHELSGGMRQRAAMLRTLAAGNELLLLDEPFGALDAITKRGLQRWLLELWSELNRTVLFITHDLEEALLLSDRIYLMNAGGGVEEFITNLPRPRPHSLNYEPQFTAMRQELELKLNDSQLA; translated from the coding sequence ATGAATATCCGACGCGGTGAATTCATCTCTGTCGTCGGCGCCAGCGGCTGCGGCAAAAGCACATTGTTCAAAATTATCGCCGGTCTTCTTGAGCCCGGCGGCGGTGTGCTGTCGCTGCGCGGCATACCTTCTTCTGCCCGGCAGCGGCTTGGTGAGGTAGGCTACATGCCGCAGCAGGATCTCCTGCTGCCCTGGCGGACGGTGCTGGGCAACTGCCTGCTGCCCTGGGAGCTGAACCGCAGCTGTTCCAGGGAAGAAGCTGCCGGCAGGATCCGGGACATGCTGCACCGCTTCGGCCTGGCAGAGGCCGGGAATTGTTATCCGCATGAGCTGTCAGGCGGAATGCGCCAGCGGGCCGCTATGCTGCGCACCCTCGCAGCCGGCAATGAACTGCTGCTGCTGGATGAGCCATTCGGCGCGCTGGATGCCATAACCAAACGCGGACTTCAGCGCTGGCTGCTGGAGTTATGGTCGGAGCTTAACAGGACCGTGCTGTTCATCACCCATGATCTGGAGGAAGCGCTGCTGCTCAGCGACCGGATCTATCTGATGAACGCAGGCGGCGGGGTAGAAGAATTCATCACCAATCTTCCCCGCCCCAGGCCGCATAGCCTGAATTATGAACCGCAGTTTACAGCAATGCGGCAGGAACTGGAGCTGAAGCTGAATGACAGCCAGCTTGCTTAA
- a CDS encoding TetR/AcrR family transcriptional regulator yields MSKANTETITPSVKESADPYVQRILEAARQLFTESGLEAVSMHRIAKRAGIGQGSLYRRYTDKGEICSALLLDSTERFLSGMEQQLAAGTGGSSSLARLQSSIEQVVDFIEQYAELLNMIKSEFTGKKQLTQFEHPFFQRLGLIMAELLQRASAGGEIIGIDPRFAATALISVLSPDLYLYEQKRHGSSKQDISRGIVTLFVTGLAGR; encoded by the coding sequence ATGTCAAAAGCAAATACAGAAACTATTACGCCTTCTGTAAAAGAATCCGCTGATCCCTACGTGCAGCGGATTCTGGAAGCTGCCCGCCAGCTGTTCACCGAAAGCGGACTTGAGGCCGTCAGTATGCACCGTATCGCCAAGCGGGCCGGGATCGGCCAAGGCTCCCTCTACCGGCGTTACACGGATAAGGGGGAAATCTGTTCAGCCCTGCTGCTCGACAGCACGGAGCGGTTTCTCTCCGGGATGGAGCAGCAGCTTGCAGCCGGCACAGGCGGGTCATCTTCACTGGCCCGTCTGCAGAGCAGCATTGAGCAGGTAGTAGATTTCATTGAGCAGTATGCTGAGCTGCTGAACATGATCAAATCCGAGTTCACCGGCAAGAAGCAGCTTACCCAGTTTGAGCATCCTTTTTTCCAGCGGCTTGGGCTGATTATGGCTGAGCTGCTGCAGCGTGCATCTGCAGGCGGCGAGATTATCGGGATCGATCCCCGCTTCGCTGCCACCGCCCTCATCTCGGTCCTCAGCCCCGATCTGTATCTCTATGAACAGAAGCGCCACGGCTCTTCCAAGCAGGATATTTCCCGCGGAATTGTCACCCTGTTCGTAACAGGCTTGGCCGGGCGCTGA